The following coding sequences are from one Streptomyces sp. NBC_01232 window:
- a CDS encoding ATP-grasp domain-containing protein, with translation MRICLITPEPGHPLLADTTALLAPDHEVEALDPVTPGEVPLPLADVYLLKSRTPHALELARHLEQRGAAVVNSAPATALCQDRTEMADLALRAGLPFAATGTHASLSGWAAGTRLDAPVVVKSRRSRRGDLVARVNDSARLRELAREWPHEPVVVQEYAVNSGWDHKLWAIGDEVFSALRRSELSPGGRGPTRPLPLAELPSGWADLVREVGAVFALDVYGVDIIDTGGGTPLIVDINAFPGIRGQAGAPEALAALALRRAAGRA, from the coding sequence ATGAGGATCTGCCTGATCACCCCCGAGCCCGGTCATCCGCTGCTGGCGGACACCACCGCGCTGCTGGCCCCGGATCACGAGGTGGAGGCGCTCGACCCGGTCACCCCCGGGGAGGTGCCGCTGCCCCTGGCCGACGTGTACCTGCTGAAGTCGCGGACGCCGCACGCACTGGAGCTCGCCCGGCACCTGGAGCAACGGGGAGCGGCCGTGGTGAACTCCGCTCCGGCCACCGCACTGTGCCAGGACCGTACGGAGATGGCCGATCTCGCCCTGCGGGCCGGGCTGCCCTTCGCCGCGACCGGTACCCACGCCTCCCTCTCCGGCTGGGCGGCCGGGACCCGGCTCGACGCTCCCGTGGTGGTCAAGAGCCGGCGCAGCCGCCGGGGCGACCTGGTGGCCCGCGTGAACGACAGTGCGCGCCTGCGGGAGCTGGCCCGGGAATGGCCGCACGAGCCGGTCGTGGTGCAGGAGTACGCGGTCAACAGCGGCTGGGACCACAAACTGTGGGCGATCGGGGACGAGGTCTTCTCGGCCCTGCGCCGGTCCGAGCTCTCCCCCGGTGGCCGTGGGCCCACCCGGCCCCTGCCCCTGGCCGAACTGCCTTCCGGATGGGCCGACCTCGTGCGCGAGGTGGGCGCCGTGTTCGCGCTGGACGTCTACGGCGTGGACATCATCGACACCGGGGGCGGTACACCGCTGATCGTGGACATCAACGCCTTCCCCGGCATCCGGGGCCAGGCCGGCGCCCCGGAGGCCCTCGCGGCACTGGCCCTGCGCCGGGCGGCGGGGCGTGCCTGA
- a CDS encoding DMT family transporter, which yields MGVVLPVLFALFAAFSNALATVLQRRAALTVPQSDGFRFGLVLDLLRRPLWIGGILAVIAAGVGQAAALATGALALVQPLFVLELPLALLIASLVTRQRLPRALWLAVAGVVAGLGVTLVAASPAGNRTDVPPERWVVALVACAIAVAALAVAGLRRPPGRARACCLGAATAVCYALTAALMKSAVHVLDDGGLGAFLTTWETYAFGASGICALLLLEHAMQGGPLVASQPALTLGDASISVALGVVLYEEHLRSSWWLLPQLLGVALICAGVLALARAGEGAP from the coding sequence ATGGGCGTCGTCCTGCCGGTCCTCTTCGCGCTGTTCGCGGCGTTCAGCAACGCGCTCGCCACCGTGCTCCAGCGGCGGGCCGCCCTCACCGTGCCGCAGAGCGACGGCTTCCGCTTCGGCCTGGTCCTCGATCTGCTGCGGCGGCCGCTGTGGATCGGCGGCATCCTGGCCGTGATCGCGGCGGGGGTGGGGCAGGCGGCGGCGCTGGCCACGGGCGCGCTGGCCCTCGTACAGCCCCTGTTCGTGCTGGAGCTGCCGCTCGCGCTGCTGATCGCCTCGCTGGTGACGCGGCAGCGGCTGCCCCGGGCGCTCTGGCTGGCCGTGGCGGGGGTGGTGGCCGGGCTCGGGGTCACGCTGGTGGCCGCCTCGCCCGCGGGCAACCGTACGGACGTGCCGCCCGAGCGCTGGGTGGTGGCCCTGGTGGCGTGCGCGATCGCCGTCGCCGCCCTGGCCGTGGCCGGACTGCGCCGGCCGCCGGGCCGTGCGCGGGCCTGCTGCCTCGGCGCAGCCACGGCCGTCTGCTACGCGCTCACGGCCGCCCTGATGAAATCCGCGGTGCACGTCCTCGACGACGGCGGCCTCGGAGCCTTCCTGACCACTTGGGAGACGTACGCCTTCGGTGCGAGCGGCATCTGCGCCCTGCTGCTGCTGGAACACGCCATGCAGGGCGGGCCGCTGGTCGCCTCGCAGCCCGCGCTGACCCTGGGCGACGCGAGCATCAGCGTCGCGCTGGGCGTGGTCCTGTACGAGGAACACCTGCGGTCGAGCTGGTGGCTGCTCCCCCAGCTGCTGGGCGTCGCCCTGATCTGCGCGGGGGTGCTGGCCCTGGCCCGGGCGGGTGAGGGCGCGCCCTGA
- a CDS encoding zinc-dependent alcohol dehydrogenase family protein → MRAVVFERYGERAEVRDVPEPAPPAGGVVVRVEATGLCRSDWHGWMGHDPDIVLPHVPGHELAGVVEAVGAGVRNWRVGDRVTAPFVCACGSCADCAAGDHQVCARQTQPGFTHWGSFAEYVALDHADVNLVAVPEELSYVTAAGLGCRFATAFRAVVAQGRAAAGEWVCVYGCGGVGLSAVMIAAAAGARVIAVDTAPGALELARKFGAVHCVDAGDGADTAGAVRELTGGGAHLSLDALGSPATAAASVAGLRRRGRHVQVGLLPTAAGAAVLPMDRVIGWELEILGSHGMAAHAYPPMMELVRGGVLRPDLLVTSTITLDAAPAALAAMGSAAVRGVTVILPGSGAGR, encoded by the coding sequence GTGCGAGCGGTGGTCTTCGAGCGGTACGGCGAGCGGGCCGAGGTCAGGGACGTGCCGGAGCCGGCTCCGCCGGCGGGCGGGGTGGTGGTGCGGGTCGAGGCCACCGGGCTCTGCCGCAGCGACTGGCACGGCTGGATGGGCCACGACCCGGACATCGTGCTGCCGCACGTCCCCGGGCACGAACTCGCGGGTGTGGTCGAGGCCGTGGGGGCAGGGGTGCGGAACTGGCGGGTCGGTGACCGGGTCACGGCGCCGTTCGTCTGCGCCTGCGGCAGCTGCGCGGACTGTGCGGCCGGTGACCACCAGGTGTGCGCACGGCAGACACAGCCCGGGTTCACGCACTGGGGGTCCTTCGCCGAGTACGTGGCCCTGGACCACGCCGATGTGAATCTGGTGGCCGTGCCGGAGGAGCTCTCGTACGTGACGGCGGCCGGTCTCGGGTGCCGCTTCGCGACGGCGTTCCGGGCGGTGGTGGCACAGGGTCGCGCGGCGGCGGGCGAGTGGGTGTGCGTGTACGGCTGCGGCGGGGTGGGCCTCTCCGCGGTGATGATCGCGGCGGCGGCCGGGGCCCGGGTGATCGCCGTGGACACGGCGCCGGGGGCGCTGGAGCTGGCGCGGAAGTTCGGCGCCGTGCACTGCGTGGATGCCGGGGACGGCGCCGACACCGCAGGGGCCGTACGGGAGTTGACCGGCGGGGGCGCGCACCTCTCGCTCGACGCGCTGGGGTCACCGGCCACGGCCGCGGCCTCGGTGGCCGGGCTGCGGCGGCGGGGGCGGCACGTGCAGGTGGGGCTGCTGCCGACGGCAGCCGGGGCGGCGGTCCTGCCGATGGACCGGGTGATCGGCTGGGAGCTGGAGATCCTCGGGAGCCACGGCATGGCGGCGCACGCGTATCCGCCGATGATGGAACTCGTCCGGGGCGGTGTGCTGCGGCCGGACCTGCTGGTCACCTCGACGATCACACTCGACGCGGCTCCGGCGGCGCTGGCCGCGATGGGCTCGGCGGCGGTGCGCGGGGTCACCGTCATCCTGCCGGGATCGGGTGCCGGGCGCTGA
- a CDS encoding maleate cis-trans isomerase family protein, protein METEVPAILRAREAVAPDERFTFHSSRMRMTHVTPEQLRAMDADSDRCAVELSDARVDVLGYACLVAIMSMGLGYHRTSEQRLHTRTVENGAPAPVVTSAGALVHGLHTIGARKIVLLAPYMRPLTRTVVDYLTHEGIEVLDHQALEIPDNLDVAAHDPARLPGLAQALEHADADAVVLSACVQMPSLGAIEEAEQLLGKPVVSAAVCTAHQMLRALDLDAVAPGAGHLLSGKYARTPLPGPPA, encoded by the coding sequence ATGGAGACGGAGGTCCCGGCCATCCTCCGGGCCCGCGAGGCCGTCGCCCCCGACGAGCGCTTCACCTTCCACTCCAGCCGGATGCGCATGACCCACGTGACCCCGGAGCAACTGAGGGCCATGGACGCAGACTCCGACCGCTGCGCCGTCGAACTCTCCGACGCCCGGGTCGACGTACTGGGCTACGCCTGTCTGGTCGCCATCATGAGCATGGGCCTCGGCTACCACCGCACCTCGGAGCAGCGACTGCACACCCGGACGGTCGAGAACGGAGCGCCCGCCCCCGTCGTCACCAGCGCCGGGGCCCTCGTCCACGGGCTGCACACCATCGGCGCCCGGAAGATCGTGCTGCTGGCCCCGTACATGCGCCCGCTCACCCGGACCGTCGTGGACTACCTCACGCACGAGGGCATCGAGGTCCTCGACCACCAGGCCCTGGAGATCCCCGACAACCTCGACGTCGCCGCCCACGACCCGGCCCGGCTGCCCGGCCTCGCACAGGCGCTGGAACACGCGGACGCGGACGCGGTCGTGCTCTCGGCCTGCGTGCAGATGCCCTCCCTGGGCGCCATCGAGGAGGCCGAGCAGCTCCTGGGCAAGCCGGTGGTGTCCGCGGCCGTCTGCACCGCCCACCAGATGCTCCGGGCCCTGGACCTGGACGCGGTGGCCCCGGGAGCGGGCCACCTGCTGTCGGGCAAGTACGCGCGGACACCACTGCCGGGGCCGCCTGCCTAA
- a CDS encoding fumarylacetoacetate hydrolase family protein, producing MRLLSYTLDDASVRLGAQVDDLVVDLTTLARRAGAELPLDLLSFIRAGAAAQETARGLLAAGPEARPAEAVHRLDAVTLRAPLRPGKIIGVGLNYIEHVEESSRSLDTDKDLPPRPVLFGKPATAVTGPGQPILHNADLTTQLDWECELAVVIGRTAFRVSEEDAYDHIFGFSIVNDISARDQRRSGQWFFSKGQDSYAPFGPVVVTRDEIPDPMALDLSLRVNGVTKQKSNTRHMLFPIARLIADISSGMTLEPGDVIATGSPSGVGAGMVPPEFLRPGDTVEATVEGIGTLTNPVVDAR from the coding sequence ATGAGGCTGCTCAGCTACACCCTCGACGATGCTTCCGTGCGTCTCGGCGCGCAGGTCGACGACCTCGTCGTGGACCTCACCACCCTGGCCCGGCGCGCCGGTGCGGAACTGCCCCTGGACCTGCTGTCCTTCATCCGGGCCGGCGCGGCCGCCCAGGAGACTGCGCGCGGCCTGCTGGCCGCCGGACCCGAAGCCCGGCCGGCCGAGGCCGTCCACCGGCTCGACGCCGTGACCCTGCGCGCACCCCTGCGCCCGGGCAAGATCATCGGAGTCGGCCTCAACTACATCGAGCACGTCGAGGAGTCCAGCCGCAGCCTCGACACCGACAAGGACCTGCCGCCGCGCCCCGTCCTCTTCGGCAAGCCCGCCACCGCCGTCACCGGACCCGGCCAGCCGATCCTGCACAACGCCGACCTCACCACCCAGCTCGACTGGGAGTGCGAACTCGCCGTCGTCATCGGCCGCACCGCCTTCCGGGTGAGCGAGGAGGACGCGTACGACCACATCTTCGGCTTCAGCATCGTCAACGACATCAGCGCCCGCGACCAGCGCCGCTCCGGCCAGTGGTTCTTCTCCAAGGGCCAGGACTCCTACGCCCCCTTCGGCCCGGTCGTCGTCACCCGCGACGAGATCCCGGACCCGATGGCCCTCGACCTCTCCCTGCGCGTCAACGGCGTCACCAAGCAGAAGTCGAACACCCGGCACATGCTCTTCCCCATCGCCCGCCTCATCGCCGACATCTCCTCCGGCATGACCCTGGAGCCCGGCGACGTCATCGCGACGGGCTCGCCGTCCGGCGTCGGCGCCGGCATGGTCCCGCCCGAGTTCCTGCGCCCCGGTGACACCGTCGAGGCCACGGTCGAAGGCATCGGCACCCTGACCAATCCCGTCGTCGACGCCCGCTGA
- a CDS encoding cupin domain-containing protein, with product MTIEQDDTMLGRARVSETPELSRYYEELGTLDAGALWTVANDIEPWYPQPKSVPVLWRYEDLRPLVHKALGLVKGDDAGRRVVMLVNPGRKEVSAAVGLLYTGLQIMGPGEAMTAHRHQAAALRFVHEGTGAWTIVDGQKLRVGPGDFAITPNGTWHEHGNEADDAPVIWQDGLDIPLVNALDAGFYEVHPELYQTPGKVINSSVLTYGANLLPYGVEKWTRPYSPLLAYPWEPTYEALRSLAKATEGSPYDGVIAEYTNPVTGGSVMPTMGAHMQLLRPGQATLAHRHTGSVIYTAAKGRGVSVIAGQRFEWKQGDIFCVPSWAWHEHHNLDEAEDACLFSFNDFPVMRSLGFHREEAYADNGGHQPTL from the coding sequence ATGACCATCGAGCAGGACGACACCATGCTCGGCCGTGCCCGCGTGTCCGAGACCCCGGAACTCAGCCGCTACTACGAGGAGCTCGGCACGCTCGACGCGGGCGCGCTGTGGACCGTCGCCAACGACATCGAGCCCTGGTACCCGCAGCCGAAGTCGGTCCCGGTGCTCTGGCGGTACGAGGACCTGCGCCCCCTGGTCCACAAGGCCCTCGGCCTCGTCAAGGGCGACGACGCCGGACGCCGGGTCGTCATGCTCGTCAACCCGGGCCGCAAGGAGGTCAGCGCCGCCGTCGGCCTCCTCTACACCGGGCTGCAGATCATGGGCCCCGGCGAGGCGATGACCGCCCACCGCCACCAGGCCGCGGCCCTGCGCTTCGTCCACGAGGGCACGGGCGCCTGGACGATCGTCGACGGGCAGAAGCTGCGCGTCGGCCCCGGCGACTTCGCGATCACGCCGAACGGGACCTGGCACGAGCACGGCAACGAGGCGGACGACGCCCCCGTCATCTGGCAGGACGGACTCGACATCCCGCTGGTCAACGCCCTCGACGCGGGCTTCTACGAGGTCCACCCCGAGCTCTACCAGACCCCGGGAAAGGTCATCAACTCCTCCGTGCTGACCTACGGCGCGAACCTCCTCCCCTACGGCGTCGAGAAGTGGACCCGGCCCTACTCGCCGCTGCTCGCCTACCCCTGGGAGCCCACCTACGAGGCCCTGCGCAGCCTCGCGAAGGCGACCGAGGGGTCCCCGTACGACGGCGTGATCGCGGAGTACACCAACCCGGTCACCGGGGGTTCCGTCATGCCGACCATGGGCGCCCACATGCAGCTGCTGCGCCCCGGCCAGGCCACCCTCGCCCACCGCCACACCGGCTCGGTGATCTACACGGCGGCCAAGGGCCGCGGTGTCTCGGTGATCGCCGGACAGCGCTTCGAGTGGAAGCAGGGCGACATCTTCTGCGTCCCGTCCTGGGCCTGGCACGAGCACCACAACCTCGACGAGGCCGAGGACGCCTGCCTCTTCTCCTTCAACGACTTCCCCGTCATGCGCTCCCTCGGATTCCACCGGGAAGAGGCCTACGCCGACAACGGCGGCCACCAGCCCACCCTCTGA
- a CDS encoding carbon-nitrogen hydrolase family protein — protein MDRDHLPRFTAAAVQAAPVYLDPAATVDKAVALIAEAAAGGAELVVFPEVFVPGYPYWNWTMNPVQGSPWFERLQRASVDIPGPHVDRLRAAARRHGVVLVIGVNERVPHSLGVLHNTLLTIGPDGALLGVHRKLVPTWAEKLTWTGGDGSSLVVHDTPVGPLGVLACGENTNTLARFALLAQGELVHASCYIALPVAPADYDMADAIAVRTAAHSFEGKVFSVVACSTVSPEIVDLLAGDDEELRKQFTRPRSALSGIFGPDGRPVTEPLVDDEGIVYGEIDLARCIQPKQMHDIVGHYNRFDVFRLEVDNRPRPPVTFTAPVVPGAPIAPAAPAAPEEDE, from the coding sequence ATGGACAGGGACCACCTGCCCCGCTTCACGGCGGCGGCCGTCCAGGCCGCGCCCGTCTACCTCGATCCCGCCGCCACCGTGGACAAGGCCGTCGCCCTGATCGCCGAGGCCGCGGCGGGCGGGGCCGAACTGGTCGTCTTCCCCGAGGTGTTCGTCCCCGGGTACCCGTACTGGAACTGGACGATGAACCCGGTCCAGGGTTCGCCCTGGTTCGAGCGGCTCCAGCGCGCCTCCGTCGACATTCCCGGCCCGCACGTCGACCGCCTGCGGGCGGCCGCCCGCAGGCACGGCGTCGTCCTCGTCATCGGGGTCAACGAGCGCGTCCCGCACAGCCTCGGCGTCCTCCACAACACCCTGCTGACCATCGGACCCGACGGCGCACTCCTCGGGGTGCACCGCAAGCTGGTGCCGACCTGGGCCGAGAAGCTCACCTGGACCGGCGGTGACGGCAGCTCGCTCGTCGTCCACGACACCCCCGTCGGCCCCCTCGGCGTGCTGGCCTGCGGCGAGAACACCAACACCCTGGCCCGCTTCGCCCTCCTCGCCCAGGGCGAACTCGTCCACGCCTCCTGCTACATCGCCCTGCCCGTCGCCCCCGCCGACTACGACATGGCCGACGCGATCGCGGTCCGTACCGCGGCCCACAGCTTCGAGGGCAAGGTCTTCTCCGTGGTCGCCTGCTCCACCGTCTCCCCGGAGATCGTGGACCTGCTCGCCGGGGACGACGAGGAGCTCCGCAAGCAGTTCACGCGGCCGCGCAGCGCCCTGTCCGGGATCTTCGGCCCCGACGGCCGGCCCGTCACCGAACCCCTCGTCGACGACGAGGGCATCGTCTACGGCGAGATCGACCTCGCCAGGTGCATCCAGCCCAAGCAGATGCACGACATCGTCGGCCACTACAACCGCTTCGACGTCTTCCGCCTCGAAGTGGACAACCGCCCCAGGCCGCCGGTCACCTTCACCGCGCCCGTCGTTCCCGGCGCGCCCATCGCTCCCGCCGCTCCCGCCGCTCCCGAGGAGGACGAATGA
- a CDS encoding oxidoreductase — protein MRVAVIGGGPGGLYFAALTKQLSPHWEVTVWERNAPDDTFGFGVVFSDETLDGIAQADREIHEAMSAEFARWADIDVRYRGSTLTSGGHGFAALGRQHLLRILQRRCADLEVDVRYRTQAPPAAELAATYDLVVACDGVRSATRAAYADTFAADLDERSGRYMWLGTDKVFEAFTFIVEERDFGTLQVHAYPYDATRSTFIVEMTEDAWRRAGFEEFADRDHPPGTSDEESIRRCEELLADHLDGHRLIPNNSKWLRFTTVRNRTWRHENVVLLGDAAHTAHFSIGSGTKLAMEDALVLAASLHEHPDVPTALAAYEEERRPVVESTQRAAQASLEWFEHIDRYAGQDPHQFAFNLLTRSRRVTYDNLRVRDEGFTSAVNRASDVPPMFRPYPLGGLLLRNRVVVPPTALHTARDGVPGDFDLVHLSTQAIGGAGLVLAGMTAVSAGGRATPGCPGLWNDEQEAAWRRLTDFVHGQSDTCLGIQLTHAGRRAAGRGGQPIAASALRWDERSPVPREADRADMDALVRDFVGAARRADRAGFDALELQYGHGHLLSGFLSPLTNRRTDEYGTDLDGRLRLPLEVLRAVREVWPAGKALLVRISAADWADGGTTEDDAVGIARALAEAGADAIDVSTGEVVAHEKPRYGRSYQTPYADLIRNATGIPTIAVGAISTYDDVNSIILAGRADLCGVGRAQLHDPLWTLHAAAAQGYQGPAAPWARAWRAGSGRPPSARTDRIPPRLELLRQPAESVHRRWLPRAAVPAHR, from the coding sequence GTGCGCGTCGCAGTCATAGGAGGAGGGCCCGGCGGACTGTACTTCGCGGCCCTCACCAAGCAGCTCTCCCCGCACTGGGAGGTCACCGTCTGGGAACGCAACGCCCCTGACGACACCTTCGGCTTCGGGGTCGTCTTCTCCGACGAGACGCTCGACGGAATCGCCCAGGCCGACCGCGAGATCCACGAGGCGATGTCGGCCGAGTTCGCCCGCTGGGCCGACATCGACGTCCGATACCGGGGCAGCACCCTCACCTCGGGCGGCCACGGTTTCGCCGCCCTCGGCCGGCAGCACCTCCTGCGGATCCTCCAGCGGCGCTGCGCCGACCTCGAGGTCGACGTCCGCTACCGCACGCAGGCCCCGCCCGCGGCCGAACTGGCTGCCACGTACGACCTGGTGGTGGCGTGCGACGGCGTACGGTCGGCCACCCGCGCCGCATACGCCGACACCTTCGCGGCCGACCTCGACGAGCGCTCCGGCCGCTACATGTGGCTCGGCACGGACAAGGTCTTCGAGGCCTTCACCTTCATCGTCGAGGAGCGGGACTTCGGCACGCTCCAGGTGCACGCGTACCCCTACGACGCCACCCGCTCCACCTTCATCGTGGAGATGACCGAGGACGCCTGGCGGCGCGCCGGATTCGAGGAGTTCGCCGACCGCGACCATCCTCCCGGAACCAGCGACGAGGAGAGCATCCGGCGCTGCGAGGAGCTCCTCGCCGACCACCTCGACGGCCACCGCCTCATCCCCAACAACTCCAAGTGGCTGCGCTTCACAACGGTCCGCAACCGCACCTGGCGGCACGAGAACGTCGTCCTGCTCGGCGACGCCGCCCACACCGCGCACTTCTCCATCGGCTCCGGCACCAAACTCGCCATGGAGGACGCCCTCGTACTCGCGGCCAGCCTGCACGAGCACCCCGACGTGCCGACCGCGCTCGCCGCCTACGAGGAGGAGCGCAGGCCCGTGGTGGAGTCCACCCAGCGCGCCGCGCAGGCCAGCCTGGAATGGTTCGAGCACATCGACCGGTACGCCGGCCAGGACCCGCACCAGTTCGCCTTCAACCTCCTCACCCGCAGCCGTCGCGTCACCTACGACAACCTGCGCGTGCGCGACGAGGGCTTCACCAGCGCGGTCAACCGCGCGTCGGACGTTCCGCCCATGTTCCGCCCCTACCCGCTCGGCGGACTGCTGCTGCGCAATCGGGTCGTCGTACCGCCCACCGCCCTGCACACCGCGCGCGACGGGGTTCCGGGCGACTTCGACCTCGTCCACCTCAGCACGCAGGCCATCGGCGGCGCCGGACTGGTCCTCGCCGGAATGACGGCCGTCAGTGCCGGCGGCCGGGCCACCCCCGGCTGCCCCGGCCTGTGGAACGACGAACAGGAGGCGGCCTGGCGGCGCCTCACCGACTTCGTCCACGGCCAGTCCGACACCTGCCTCGGCATCCAGCTCACGCACGCCGGCCGCCGCGCGGCCGGCCGCGGCGGACAGCCGATCGCCGCCTCCGCACTGCGCTGGGACGAGCGGAGCCCGGTGCCGCGCGAGGCCGACCGGGCCGACATGGACGCACTCGTACGGGACTTCGTGGGCGCGGCCCGGCGCGCCGACCGGGCGGGCTTCGACGCACTGGAACTCCAGTACGGGCACGGGCACCTGCTCTCGGGCTTCCTGTCCCCGCTGACCAACCGGCGCACCGACGAGTACGGCACAGACCTGGACGGAAGGCTCCGGCTGCCGCTCGAAGTGCTGCGCGCCGTACGAGAGGTGTGGCCGGCCGGCAAGGCGCTGCTCGTGCGGATCTCCGCCGCCGACTGGGCGGACGGCGGCACCACCGAGGACGACGCCGTCGGGATCGCGCGCGCACTCGCCGAGGCGGGCGCCGACGCCATCGACGTCTCCACCGGCGAGGTCGTCGCCCACGAGAAGCCCCGCTACGGCCGCAGCTACCAGACCCCGTACGCGGACCTGATCCGCAACGCCACCGGGATCCCCACCATCGCCGTCGGCGCGATCTCCACGTACGACGACGTGAACTCGATCATCCTGGCCGGCCGGGCGGACCTGTGCGGTGTCGGCCGCGCCCAGCTCCACGACCCCCTGTGGACCCTGCACGCGGCGGCCGCCCAGGGCTACCAGGGCCCGGCCGCGCCCTGGGCGCGCGCCTGGCGCGCGGGCAGCGGGCGGCCCCCGTCGGCGCGGACCGACCGGATCCCGCCGCGCCTGGAACTGCTGCGGCAGCCCGCCGAATCCGTCCACCGCCGCTGGCTGCCCCGCGCAGCGGTTCCCGCCCACCGATAG
- a CDS encoding acyl-CoA thioesterase, translating to MRWVEAAEAVLLHRLGLSHLFGSTPRVHFEADYRARLWFGDAVRTELKVTKVGTASLHYAFTVRGAQGGEAATGRMIIAHSAAHATGSTPWPEDVRELLGAAGPQQPELLTTAQASGGTPCASQS from the coding sequence GTGCGCTGGGTCGAGGCGGCCGAGGCCGTCCTGCTCCACCGCCTGGGCCTGTCCCATCTGTTCGGCAGCACGCCCAGGGTGCACTTCGAGGCCGACTACCGGGCCCGCCTCTGGTTCGGGGACGCCGTGCGCACCGAACTGAAGGTCACCAAGGTCGGGACGGCCTCCCTGCACTACGCCTTCACCGTACGAGGCGCCCAGGGCGGCGAGGCGGCCACCGGCCGCATGATCATCGCCCACTCGGCCGCCCACGCGACCGGGTCGACCCCCTGGCCCGAGGACGTACGCGAACTGCTCGGCGCGGCGGGGCCGCAGCAACCGGAACTACTCACCACCGCGCAAGCATCAGGAGGCACGCCGTGCGCGTCGCAGTCATAG
- a CDS encoding ATP-binding protein: MLTTADRSAGPAVRSFVHWVAEPTAESVPQVRSRVRAMLDDWRVAAEVVDALLLTVSELVGNVVLHVGAGAGRMRVALAVGGGWLRLEVADGGAGLPRLPAPRREVDPDAESGRGLLMVQLLAAELGGELSVVVGGLGKAVRVRVPVP; the protein is encoded by the coding sequence ATGCTCACCACTGCCGACCGGTCCGCCGGTCCCGCGGTCCGAAGCTTCGTCCACTGGGTCGCCGAGCCCACCGCCGAGAGTGTTCCGCAGGTCAGGTCCCGTGTGCGCGCCATGCTCGACGACTGGCGGGTCGCCGCCGAGGTGGTCGACGCCCTGCTGCTGACCGTCAGTGAACTCGTCGGCAACGTCGTCCTGCACGTGGGCGCCGGCGCCGGGCGGATGAGGGTCGCCCTGGCGGTGGGCGGCGGCTGGCTCCGGCTGGAGGTCGCCGACGGGGGCGCCGGCCTGCCGCGGCTGCCCGCCCCCCGCCGGGAGGTCGACCCGGACGCGGAGAGCGGGCGCGGGCTGCTGATGGTGCAGCTGCTGGCGGCCGAACTGGGCGGTGAGCTCTCGGTCGTTGTGGGCGGGCTCGGCAAGGCCGTCAGGGTGCGCGTCCCCGTGCCCTGA